Proteins encoded by one window of Lepisosteus oculatus isolate fLepOcu1 chromosome 18, fLepOcu1.hap2, whole genome shotgun sequence:
- the LOC138224153 gene encoding cystatin-B-like has product MEDTRCGGWSDPKSPISEEQRICNELKQEVEYRTGKIYCVFTATLYISQVVAGVNKIIKVHVGEDDYIHVEVFVPLPCHGSKPQLTDVKTGFHKDSPFEIFKPKP; this is encoded by the exons ATGGAAGATACTAGATGTGGAGGGTGGAGTGATCCTAAAAGCCCTATTTCTGAAGAACAGAGGATCTGCAATGAG CTGAAACAAGAGGTAGAATACCGGACGGGGAAGATCTACTGTGTTTTCACTGCAACATTATACATATCACAGGTGGTGGCTGGAGTCAACAAAATCATTAAG GTCCATGTTGGAGAAGATGACTACATCCATGTTGAAGTGTTTGTTCCTCTGCCCTGTCATGGTTCTAAGCCTCAGCTGACTGATGTGAAGACAGGCTTTCATAAGGACAGCCCTTTTGAAATTTTTAAACCAAAACCCTAA